In Mytilus edulis unplaced genomic scaffold, xbMytEdul2.2 SCAFFOLD_579, whole genome shotgun sequence, the DNA window CATTAacatcatttggcaagaattaCCGTTATTCATCATaaaggtacccccattaccactctcgtatatatatatgatcCTTTAAGGTTAATCCCTTTTGGGATACCTGGTATAATCGTGTAATTTTATGATCTAGCTGCCCTCAGAACCTCTCATAATGTCTTACCAACTCTATTTTAGAAAGTCTTACAAATTAGCTTACCTaaaactagtccaaataatttttGTGACACCTAGAAAggccatttgattttttattgtgACACCTTCCTATGATGTTAtcacagaaacaaataaaacagcctttcaagacgtcataattattttgacttctCAAACTGGTGCCTTTTATGCTTGCATCACCATGCTGTATACAGTATACCTGAACAGaagtacatattttgaaagtttgacAATTGCCCATCAAAATTGCCTAACCTGAAACAGCAGTTATATAGatcattttatcaaatataatataCCATTTCTTCAGCAGAGGTAGCACTGCTTTCTTAATGCCATGTCATATTTGTGAGTTTTTCcctattttaatataaaaaacaaaatgaaaaattgtgATGGGGGAAATCCTAATTTCATGAATTAACAGATAATGTAAGTTAATGGTTCCAGTAAACCAGTTTGCTGACAAATATAACAGTAAATTTCTGTTGTACCATTCACCATGCTCTGACACCCAACCAATAAGAAAAAGAATAGTGACAAAATGAtcttgtgttaaaaaaaattctgccATTGTTgacaaatctatataaaaaaatgtgatgTAATGAACTCCCAATGAATCACTTGCTTTATAGATGACAATCTAATAAATATCCGTTTTGCCAAACCTAGTCAACACTCTCATGGTTTGTTATATTTAAACACTAAAATTGTAAGactaataaaagtataaaaagttattttttttgtaattttttcagTAATGGAATATTCACCTGGCAGAGAACTAAGAAATCGTGTCAGACAGTCTCCATCGTCATCACCAGCAGCAACAAGTCAACGTATCAGGTCACCACATTCCTCTCCATCACAACCAGGAAGTAGTTTATTAAATGGCGCATTTAAGCTCAAAAGTACAACAACTAACAGGTTAGATGTAGAAACCGGAGGACAGACTAATCCTACagttataaatgttgaaaatggtggttTTGGAAATCATTCCCTAGGGTCATCAGCTCAAAACCTACACGAAAATCAAAGTTCATTTCActcaaataacatttttattgacAGTTTAACAATGGATGATATAGCAAAAACTGGGACTATCCAGACCAGTTCATTAGATATTAATTCCAACATGAGTCTCTTTTCAACAGTTTCAGTAGCTTCATCTTATGTTGGAACCTCAGTTTCAGGACTTTCTGGACGAAGAAGTAGGAAGCAAAGTAGCCCAAAGAGAGCCAGAACTGCATCTAATAGTCCAGTTCAAACAAAAATCAGTTCAACCACCACTGTGGGATGAAAAATTAGAGTCAACACCTAAAAATGCCAGAAAACGTCCTCGGAAAATTTGCTATGTTGCTATAGATGACTCTCCAGCTTCATCTCTAATAGATCTCACAAATGACTGTTCAAGCAGTGAAAAATCAACCCCAGCAGGTTACAGCCCATTAGGTTGTAGTCCAaaatcatcaattaaaaaaggcaGAGCAGGAAATCAAATGAATAAGGCGAGTCCAAGCAGGGCTACTAAATCTAGCATATCAGATGGCACACAACCTTCTAAGTTTTTATCACCAAAAGCCAGCAAGTTGACAGATAAATCTTCAAGCCCAAGGGCAGTTTGGAAACCTTTAAATGTAGAAGTTTTCAAAGACTGTAATAGAATTGTAACCTGCAGTCCAAAAGCTGAAAGGTCAAGTCCAAGAAGAGGACGTCAGATTGATATTATCAGAAGTAGACCTTCTCCATTGAGAAATAGCCCTAGAACAATAGGTAAGAACAGTCCTAAAATGTCCATGTCTCAGGCAGTAAgtaataaaaagagaaaaagaagacAAATGGAAATTTAGAAAGTCCTAATCCCAAGAGATCTAGAATCATTAGTCCAGCAAGTTTAGAATCCGAATTAGTAAACAGTCCCAGGCGTAATCTTGTACGAGCAGCAAAAGAAAGTCCAAAAAATTATAAGGATTACTCTCCAAAAAACTTGAAATCTGATCATGAACTTTCTCCGAAGAAATCCCCTCAGCATCTAAAATCAAATGCTGATGAAACTGAGCGAAAATCTCACCAGTCTGCAGAAAATTGAATAACGAGAGTCCAGGTAAAAAATGATGAATAGTTCACCAGGTAAAAAATCACCAAGTAGCTCACCAGCAAAGAAATCACCTAATAGCTCACCATCTAAAAATTCACCCAGTAGTTCTGCAGCTAAGAATTCACCTACAAGTTCTCCTAGTAAAACATCGCCCACTAGCATGACTAGCTGTCAATCAAAAAGATCACCAAATAGTTTTATAGAcacttttgtaaattttgttgttCAGTGTAAAACGGTGGTGAAGAAAACAAGTACAGAGGTATCTgataatgaaaatgttaaaacttCACCAAAAGAAAAGACTATTGAAAAAGTAGATGGCGATGCAGAAGGTCAATCTAGTCCACAGAAAACTCCGGTTGGAAATGTTGAGAGTGAGGCTTCAAAGAAAGGTACTAATACTTTGACAAAAGGACCAACAGCTTCTAATCTAGATCTTAAGCAGCTAACTGAAATTTGTGCCACAAAAAATAACAGTCCGCTTAAACCGCAAGCAGGAAGTCCAGTCAAGGTCAAAGTAGAACCAGCAACGCCATCTTCCGAAACAAATGATCCGTCCATATCTAATTTCAGCTTTGATGAACAATTGTTGCATCCAGATAGTGCCAAGTTACAAGAAGATAAAGCAAATAGGCGAATTGTTAGACCAAGAAAACCTGTAGGAAGGCAGAGGAAGAGTTCCGGAGGAAATAGAGGTAGACCCTCCTCTGGAAAGAGAAAGAAAGTGATGTTTGAGTCCatgtaaatttcaaattaatcAGGAAGTGCTGGCTAGATGGTATGATGGTCTCTTCTACTTGGGAACTGTCTTTAAGGTAACATGTTATTAAGTGCTGGCTAGATGGTATGATGGTCTGTTCTACTTAGGTAAAAGAATCTAAACAATTTTTATCATGCTTATTGCTACTTTAAAAGAATGGTGTTTTATATTTAAAGCctattatgaagaaaaaaataaaccactGTTTTGACCGTCTttgaaaaaattaattgaaataaattttctgcattttaattaaattttttagttATTCTCAGTTTGACGCTTTATTGCATCAAAACACCAGCAAACTTAAATTTTTCAGCCAGCCCATGATAAAATTATCCATAGAGCATGTAGAATGGGTTAAGATCGGTAGGGGTTTTCAAAAATTGAACCCCCAAGTTTGACTGGGGAAatgaaatatggtcacttggtcctTCTCCCAACCGGCAGTAAAATGCTAGCCACAGAATGTATCAAGTTTACAGCCTCGTCAGTCAGAATGGGGATGTTAAATTCAATGTCTCGTGTAAAGTGAGTGCCACgatctttgcacgttaagaacccttgcaacaactctttaaggGGTATTTAGGTGGCCtgtgcaaggcaaaatttctgtccctgtccaatataccctcattttccagtggcagtccaaatttcccgaaccatcatcccggatggcctctTTCATTTCTAGACcaacctattgtatttattgtaaacttgttctcgtcctgaacatgcatgaaatatttgcgacttgacgttaagcaaccaacaatcaatcgatCAAAAATTGAAAAGTCTTATTATGTTTTGCTTGCCTAGCTTCCTGTCAAGTGCTTCAGTTGTTTCCCTAAATGTGGACACTGGACACATTTCCGTCATATGCTGCTCTCtatacagaagaaaaaaataaatttgtttaatgatatatatacatataaatacttCTGTTCATAACAATGgtgtattttaaaatgtttaaaaacatctttaaatatTTGTAGGTGATGAGCGTGGAAGAAAATGTTACGTTAGATTTGAGGACGATTCTGAATATTGGATATTATTTAAAGATCTACAGAAAGGTATGAAAAATGAACCAGTTCAATGGCATTTTCAATAATTAAGTTTGAAATAgagttaaaatttgaaatcataTATTTTGACACCAATAAAACAACTAAATAAGAGGAGATGAtgctttgggggggggggggggggtgagggGTGAGAAGGATCTTGTCACCATGGTCATTTGGACACAACTTATTTCTATACCTGCTTAAACAATGTTGCATCCTTGactttttcattgctgttttgggggggggggggtataattTTGAAGCCAATCTGGTGACAAAATAACTTTGCTCACATGACAACTCGTTTTCTTGTGACATTGTCTGTTGggtaattttatattgttttataattccAGGTGCCAATGAAGGAGATGTCAGCTGTTGCCTATGTCAAACAGATGTGTCAGATAAACCCAATGAAATAGTTCTCTGTGACAACTGTGGACTAGGTaggatttaaattattttatcagTATGTGGTAGGTACACACAAGACCTATGCATACAGAAATTTagatatgaataaaaagatatttcatgATATTTGGGTGGGATGGgaatatacaaaaatgtacttcAAATTATGAGGTGCCAAACCCCTACTGCAAAAAAAACACCATAAGACATAATAGTTGAAAAACAAAAGAAGTAAGGCATTCAGATTTTAGAATTTGAAACAATTATGATTCAAAAACCactattgtaaaagtaaacatAGTAAGTTCTTAGCTATTAgcaaaataaattgatattagCAAAGTTATTCAGATAAAACAATGCATTCCTTATACTGATAATATAGAGAATAGAGTGAGTGGTGCACTGAAATTTGGA includes these proteins:
- the LOC139504902 gene encoding uncharacterized protein, whose translation is MNKASPSRATKSSISDGTQPSKFLSPKASKLTDKSSSPRAVWKPLNVEVFKDCNRIVTCSPKAERSSPRRGRQIDIIRSRPSPLRNSPRTIGKNSPKMSMSQAVSNKKRKRRQMEI